CTATGTGCTGGATGAGCCGAGTATCGGGCTTCATCAGCGCGATAATGACCGCCTCCTTGGGACGCTCCGCGGTTTGAGGGATCTGGGGAACTCGGTCGTGGTTGTCGAGCACGACGAGGAGACGATCCTAGCCGCAGACCATGTTCTCGACATGGGGCCTGGTGCCGGTCCACGGGGAGGAGAAATTGTCGCCGAAGGCACGCCTGCCGAGATCCTGGCCAATCCCGCTTCGCTGACGGGTCAGTTCCTCTCGGGCAAGGCGAAGATCTCCGTTCCGAGGATCCGCAATCGTCCCCCCGTAAAGCCGGCCCCAGGTCCCGGATGGTTGACCGTAATTGATGCCTCCGAGAATAATCTAAAGAATATCACGGTCGGTTTTCCCGTCGGTCTCTTCACGGTGGTGACGGGGGTTTCCGGTAGTGGCAAGTCCACGCTGGTCAACGACATCCTGCACCGTGCGCTGGCGCGTCAGTTCTACGGGGCTAAGGATGTCCCTGGTGAACATGGACGGATCTTGGGTGAAGAGGCCTTCGACAAGGTTGTGGTGATCGACCAGAGCCCGATCGGCCGGACGCCTCGTTCCAATCCGGCAACCTATTCGGGTGTCTTCGGGCCAATCCGTGATCTCTTCAGTGGTCTGCCTGCCGCCAAGGTCCGCGGTTATGCACCGGCGCGTTTTTCCTGCAACGTGAAGGGAGGTCGTTGCGAGGAGTGCGAGGGGGATGGGATGATCCGGATCGAGATGCACTTCCTGGCCGATGTCTTTGTCGAGTGCGAACTCTGCCGCGGGCGCCGATTCAACCGGGAGACCCTCGAGATCTCCTATAAGGGAAAGAATATCGCCGATGTATTGGAACTGACGATCGACGATGCGGCGGGATTCTTCCGCTCGATCCCCGCCATCCATGGCAAGCTCGAGATGCTTCAGGAGGTCGGCCTCGGCTATCTCAAGCTAGGTCAGTCGGCCACCACTCTCTCGGGCGGGGAGGCCCAGAGGCTGAAGGTGGCCAGTGAACTTTCCAAGAAAGCCACCGGCCGGACACTCTACCTGCTCGACGAACCGACAACGGGGCTTCATTTTGCAGATATTCAGAAATTGCTGGAAGTGCTGCTGAGGTTGCGCGACGGCGGAAATACACTCATTGTCATCGAACATAATCTCGAAGTCATCAAATGCGCAGACTGGATCATCGACATGGGGCCCGAAGGGGGAGAGCAGGGGGGCAGCCTTGTGGTCTTCGGGACACCCGACGAAGTGGCCGAGTATGCCGGAAGTCATACGGGATCTTGGTTGCGACGTGTCTTGCAGCGGTAATTATTGCTTGCCCGTTTCTTTCGGCGCAGGAGAGTACTTCAACACCACCTGTCGACCTGGCCAAAACAGCCGCTCTCGAACACCTTCCCCAAGTCTCTGCGGCCCTCCTCCGCACCCAGATCCAGCAGGAGCAGGATCCGGCTAAGAAAACCGAACTGACACAGCGCTTGGCGGCTCTACTTGTTTCGGGAGGTCGCTTCGAGGAGGCATTGGCCGTCATCGCCACGCTTGATTCCTTGAATGATCCGACCCTTTGTTATTGGAAGGGACTGGCTCTACTTGGGAGCGGCGATCCTTCCTCGGCCAAGGAGATCTTTTTAACCCTGAGGGAGAAGAATGCGCACATCCCGGGTGTTGAGTCGGACACACTCGCTCTCTGCCTAGCAAGAGCACTCCGAGGGAACAATGATCCGACCGGAGCACTGGTTGTTCTGGAGAAAATTCCCGGCGACTCCCCGGTAGCTGAGGATGTTCTTCTGGAGAGATGTACTGATTTGTTAGCTCTCGGCAAGACCGAGGAGGCCCTAAAAGCGATCCCCTCCTCCGGTTTCCGAAGCGACGAGGGGAAAGCCTCGGCTTCCTATCTGAAGGCCCTTGCAGCATGGCGTACCGGTAAGATTGTCGATGCCAGAAAACTCTTTGCAGCGATCCCACCCGTGTCACCCTGGATTATTTCAGCGGCGACGCTGGGTGAGGCTCTTTGTCTGTCCACTTCCACGAACTCGATCAGTACGCTCAAGGGAATCGAGTTGCTGGAGAAACGACTTGATGCCGTCGATCAGGCGCCCCTTGTTGAAGAGCAGTTCCGCTTGCTGGACCAGCTCTACGCAAAGGCCGCCACTCCGGATATTGCTATGTTGAAGAAATGGTCCGGGGATGTATCCAAACCCGCACGGGCAAAGCTGGCCTCCTATTATCAGGCGAAGGGAGAGTTAAGACTGGGGCATTCCGAGTTAGCTGAATCCGTGCTTGATGGCCTGATCAAGTCCTATCCGGCCGATCCCCTGACCGACCGGGCAACAATCCTGCTTGTCTCCTCAAAGCTGCAGCATGGTGTGGGCACAGAAGCTTTCAGTCTGGCTGCCGACAGAGACTCTGCAACGCCCGAGATCCGTGCCCAGTTGGCATACCTCAGGGGGCTTGCTGCGTCGTCAGCCGGAAAGCCGGAGGAGGCAAAGTCAGCCTTCACTCAGGCATCGACGCTGGATCCTTCTCTTGCCCAGGATGCACTCTTCAACCAGGCAGTCCTGATTGCAAAGACGGGAAGGGGATCTCTCGATCTTTCCCAGGTCGCACAGGAAATGGCGCAGAGCAACGCCGGAGCTGCCTCCGAGGAGATGCAGCTACAGATTGCCCTGGATCTTGCACGCAGGGGTGAGGCTTCCGGTTTGCCGATGATCCTCCTTGTCGCCGACAAGGCAACTGACCCCACGATCAAGTCGCGCGCCCGACTGGCCGCCTCCGAGCTGAACATGAAATCTGGAAAGGGGGAGGCTGCGATCAGTGACCTCGCGAAGGCTGTCCACGAGAACTCATCCGAACCGGAGAGGGAGGACTACCTGAATGTCTTTTTGAAGGATACCGGAAGGAAGGTGGATGGGGCCGCCGTGATCGGCGCTGCCCGTGCTTTCCTAGAGAAGCATCCTGACTCCCGTTTCGTCCCCGAGGTCCGACTGAAGCTCGCGGAGGCGCTTCTTTCCTCCGGGGATGTCCAGGGAGCAAGGGTGGAGTTCGAGCAGCTTGCTGCTTCCGGCGCGGGAACTGATCTCGGGCGCCATGCCCTTTTCCTGGCCGCCCAGTCTGCGGCCCGTTCGATGGATCCAGCATCGATCGATGATTCCCTGATGCTGCTGGAGCGTGTTGCGGAGACGGGAGGCAGTGATCGCATGGTCTGGCAGGCCCGCCTTCAGGAAGGAGCACTAAAGAATGCCCAGAATCTTCCTCTGGAGGCACTTGCTATCTACGACAAGATCCTCTCTTCACGGTCTTCTGGTGGAACCAACGCATCCGCCGGACCGGATGCCGAACTGATCGCCGCCGCCCTCATGGCCAAGGGGGATACCCTTCATCAACTCGGGGCCAAGGATCCCCTCAAGGAACGCGAGGCCCTTAAGAGCTGGCAGGAGCTGGCATCCGATCCCTCGATTTCACTCCGCTGGCGGAATCAGGCTCTCTGCAAGAGTGCTCTTATCCTGGAGAGTCTCGGTGAATGTGACGCGGCCCTCGCCACCTGCTATCAGGTGTTTAAAAATCCACGCTCCAATGAGCCGGAGCAGCTCTGGCATGACAAGGCAGCCTTTGAGGGGGGCCGCTTGCTTGAGAGTCGCAAGCAGTGGAACGATGCGGTAGCGCTCTATGGGCAGATTGTCGCCGAGGGCGGTCCCAGGGCCGAGGAGGCGAAAGCCAGGATCTCCAAGCTGCGTTTGGAAAACTTTCTCTGGGAAAACTGAGTCTTTCTGGCAAAATCCACCTCTTCATGAGCTCACATATCAAACTCTTCAGCCCAGGACCCGTTGAGGTCTCTGAGAAAACTTTCCAAGCCTTCCGCAAGCCGATGATCGGACATCGCGGCAATGACTTCAAAAAGCTCTACGCTTCTGTTCAGCCGGGTCTTCAGCAACTTTTCCACACGAAGCGCCCCGTTTATATCTCCACCTCCTCTGCCTGGGGAATCATGGAGGGCGCTCTTCGCAACCTTGTCAAAGGGAAGGTCCTTAACTGCATGACCGGAGCCTTCTCCGACAAGTGGAACGATGTTGCCAAGCGCTGCGGCTACGAGGCCGAGAAGCTTCAGGTCGAGTGGGGTAATCCGATCACTCCCGAACTCCTGCGCGAGCGTCTCTCCAAGGGGGACATCGATGTCGTGACCCTGATCCATAACGAGACTTCGACCGGATGCATGAATCCGCTCAAGGAGCTCACCGATGTGCTCAAGGAATTCCCCGAGGTCCTGCTGATCGTCGACACGGTCTCCTCATTCTCCGTGCTTCCCGTCCCCATGGATGAGCTCGGCATCGACGTGATGCTGACCGGCAGCCAGAAAGCTCTCGCCCTGCCTCCCGGTATGGCGCTCTTCTCGGTCTCCGAGAAGGCAATGAAGCGCGCCGCCGAGATCAAAGGACGCGGCTACTACTTCGATTTCCTCGAGTTCCAGAAGAACCACGAGGGGGACATGACCCCAAGCACCCCGGTCATTTCGCACATCTTTGCGCTCCAGTCGAAGCTTGAGGATATTGCCACCGAAGGTCTTGAGAACCGCTACGCCCGTCACTCCGCCACTAATGCACTTGTCCACGATTGGGTGAAGGCCCGCGGCTGGGAGTTCTTCGCACCCGAGGGGTATCGCTCCGTCTCGTTGACCTGCGTCAAGAACAACAAGGGCGCGGATGTCGCTGCCTGGATCGGCCGCCTCAAGGCTAAGCACTCCTGCATCATCGACGGAGGCTACGGAAAGATCAAAGGCGAGACCTTCCGTATCTCGAACATGGGTGACGAAACCGTGGAGACCATCTCCCAGCTTCTTACCTGGCTCGACGATACCTTCGAGGGCTGATCCGGGTATACCCGGATCATAAGTATGAGGGATGAATGATGAAGTATGAAGTATGAAGGGAGTCATTTTGCGATGATCTCCAACGTCTCTTCAGATTAATTTCATACTTCATACTTCTGACTTCATAATTTTTCCATCATGTCCCGCTACAAAGATACCGTTCTTCTTCCAAAGACCCCCTTCCCGATGAAGGCGGGACTGGCCCAGCGCGAACCGGAGCTTCTGGCCAAGTGGGAGAAAGAGGGCCTCTACGCTTCCATTCAGAAGGCACGCGAGGGATCGCCGAAGTACGTGCTCCATGATGGCCCTCCGTTTGCGAACGGGGATGTCCATATGGGGACCGCCCTGAACAAGGTGCTCAAGGATCTTGTTGTCAAATCGAAGACGATGGCTGGATTTCAGGCCCCCTTTATTCCGGGATGGGATTGTCACGGTCTGCCGATCGAGTTCCGCGTGGTGAAGTCCTCAGCCGGCCTAACACCGCTACAGGTCCGTCAGAAATCCGAGGAGTATGCCCGCAAGTTCATCGACATCCAGCGGACCCAGTTCCGCAGGCTCGGAGTCTTCGGGGACTGGGAGCATCCTTACCTGACACTCGATCCTTCGTACGAGGCGGCGATCATCCGTTCCTTCGGCCGCATGGTCGAGAAGGGGCTGGTCTACCGGAGCAAGAAGCCGGTCCTCTGGAGCACCGGTGCCCAGACAGCCCTGGCAGAGGCCGAGGTCGAATATCAGGATAAGACCTCCCCGGCGATTTTCGTGAAGTTTGTTATCGAGACTCATGAGGCTGCATCGGCCGGTCTTCCGACAGACAAGCCTCTCTCAGTCGTCATCTGGACGACCACTCCCTGGACACTGCCTGCGAATCTCGCGATCGCTGTCCATGCCGAATTCGACTATGTGCTGCTCGAGAATGCCTCGGAGCGCCTGATCGTGGCAGCGGGGCTTTCGGACAAGTTCAAGGAGTCAACCGGATTGGAGCTTTCCCAGCATGGTGAGGCCCGCAAGGGAGCCACGCTCGAGGGGATTAAAGCACGTCATCCCTTCTTGGACAGGATTTCGACAATTCACACCGCAGAGTTCGTGACGCTCGAGACCGGCAGCGGTTGCGTTCATATCGCTCCCGGTCACGGTGATGATGATTACCAGCTTGGACGGAGAGTCGGCCTCGAACTCCTTTCTCCCGTGGATGACTACGGTAAGTTCACCGAGGAGTGTGGCGTTCCATCGCTGGTCGGGCAGAATGTCTTTGAGGGCAACGAGGAGGTGATCCGGATTCTCGCTGAGAAGAATGCCCTGATGGGTCGTCAGGACTACCAACATAGCTATCCCCATTGCTGGCGCTCCAAGACCCCGATTCTTTTCCGTGCTGTGGAGCAGTTCTTTATTCGTATCGACGCGCTGCGCGAGACCGCTCTCAAGGAAATCGACGCCACGAATTGGATCCCGCATTGGGGACGCAATCGCATCCGCGGAACGGTCGAATCACGTCCTGACTGGTGTATTTCCCGCCAGCGTAGTTGGGGAGTTCCTCTTCCTGCTTTCTATACGCCCGAAGGGGAGCCGATCCTGGATCCTGCTGTCATCGCGAAGGTCTCCGAGGTGGTGGCTGAGAGGGGATCGAACGCCTGGTTCTCCCTGGATGATGCCGAGTGGTGCCGCCTGACCGGGGCTCCTGTCGGATCAGTTCGTCGCAATGATACCCTCGATGTCTGGCTCGACAGTGGAGTGAGCCATGAGGCTGTTCTGCGTGGACGTCCGGAACTTCAGTTTCCTGCCGATCTCTATCTCGAGGCGACGGACCAGCATCGCGGGTGGTTCCAGTCCTCGCTCATGACCTCGGTGGCATTGAATGAGAAGGCTCCCTACAAGACCGTCCTGACCCATGGTTTCGTGGTCGATGTCGATACACGCCAGAAGATCTCGAAGTCTAATCAGGGACAGGGAGGTTATCAGAAGCCGACCGAGGCCGATCACTTTGTGAAGACCTATGGTGCCGATATCGTCCGACTCTGGGCTAGCAGTGTCCAGTTTACCGACGATGTTCCCTTCTCCGAGGAGATCTTCGCGCGTCTCACCGATTCCTATCGGAGGATCCGAAATACACTCCGCATCCTGCTTGCCAACCTGGCCGACTACGATGTTGCGGCACCTGTCTTGGAACCGACGTTAATCGACCGATGGATCCTGGCTCGACTGCAGGAGACAGTGAACACCTGCCGCAAAGCCTACGATGAGCTGGCCTTCCAGAAGGCATATCAGGCGATCACCCAGTTCTGCGCTGTGGAACTGAGCAGTATCTACGTCGATGTGACCAAAGACCGTCTCTACTGCGATAGCGTTTCCTCGCCCCGTCGCCGGGCCACCCAGGCTGTAATGGCCAAGGTTTTTGAGGATTTGTGCCGCCTGCTTGCCCCGGTTCTTGTCTTCACTGCCGAGGAGGCATGGGGTCACTTCCGGACCGAAGGTTCCGTGCATATGGAGCTCTTTCCTGAGGAGAAGGCTCCCGATCAGGAAATCCTGACGCGCTTCGAGGCACTCCTTGCACTACGCGCTGATATCTCCCAGGCATTGGAAAAGGCTCAGCGCGACGGGATGATTGGTAAGCCTCTTGAGGCCACGGTCGCTGTCACTACGGAGGATTCTTTGGTGCTGAGCGCCGTTGAAGAAGGTGAGAACAACGGTCTTGCCGAGATCGAGGAGTTTTTGATCCTGAGCAATCTCTCCATCTCCAAGGGAGAGAAAGGAATTGTGATCGGCAAGAGCACCGCCGAGAAATGTGAGCGTTGCTGGCGTCATCGTGATGAAGTGGGTTCCCATGCAACTCATCCGACGCTCTGCGGGCGCTGCGTAGATGCGGTGGAAGCCTTGGGTGTCTCACCGTCTGTTTCCGCATGAAGCGTTTTTTACCATGGGGAGTGATTCTGATTCTGGCGATGCTGGATCAGTTCACGAAGATCTTGGTCCTCCGATTCATCCCCTTTCAGGAATCGATCCCGGTCATCCACGGCTTTTTCTCTCTCACCCATGTCTACAATACGGGTGCTGCATTCGGCATGCTTCATGACAGCAACTTGTTTTTTATCATTCTGGCGACGGTGGCCTTCGCTACCCTCGTCGTGATGAGAAAGCACTTTCAGGGAGGTTTGATGCAGACCGGCTGGATCCTACTGCTTGCGGGCATCATCGGGAATGTGACTGACCGACTGCGTCTGGGCCATGTCGTTGATTTTCTCGACTTCCAGTTCGGGACCTATCACTGGCCCTCCTTCAATGTCGCTGATTCCTGCATCTGCATCGCTGCGGCTCTCTTTCTCTTGAGTAGCTTTCAAGCCCCTTCTAAATTGGCGGCATGAGCAACACACTTCCTGTCAGTCCCTACGACACCACTCACGGACTCGTCTATTTCCCCCGGATGATCGATAAGATACGCCTGCATGCCTCCGGTCAGCTGGGTTCCGATTATGTGCCGAACCTTGGCAAGGGATTCGATGTGCGCTGCTGCTCTCTTCTCGGAGTTGGCTATGACGCGTTAGTCAAGGCCGTGGGCTCTTCCATGAATGATGAGCAGGCTTGGGAGTGGGTCTTGCAGAATGGCAAGGCTCCAAGCGAAGAGCAGATTGAAGTCTGGAACGGCTTCATGACACGCCGCGGATGGAATGATGACCTGGTTGAGATGCTTGAAAAACGCAAGAAGGAGGGCGGTTTTGAGAGCCGCGCCGATATCCGGACGATGTTCGACTATATCGATGCCGACGAGGGGAGAGCGATCAGATCAAACTGATCGCCGAAACCTGAAACCTGAGACCTGAGACCTGAGACCTGAATCGGAGGTGGTCGAGAAGTCGACAATACTCAGGTTTCAAGTTTCAGGTCTCATCCTTTTCTGACATAGCTCAGGATTTTTTCCTGATCGCCATCCGACGCCCAGACGATCCTAAGGAAGTCAGCCGGATGGATATCGTGTTCCTTCAGGAAGCGACGATCCCCTCCGCAGCAGTACATGATTTCGTGGCAGAGGCCGCCCTCGAGGAAGCATTGTGCCTTCTTGATAATGCGGGGAAGCCATGGGATCCCAGCAAGCGCTTCGGGCTTTGGAGGGAGTGAATCCGCCTCGGTGACTACAGAATTGGTGATGCCATGCTGATGAT
The genomic region above belongs to Verrucomicrobiota bacterium and contains:
- a CDS encoding tetratricopeptide repeat protein: MVATCLAAVIIACPFLSAQESTSTPPVDLAKTAALEHLPQVSAALLRTQIQQEQDPAKKTELTQRLAALLVSGGRFEEALAVIATLDSLNDPTLCYWKGLALLGSGDPSSAKEIFLTLREKNAHIPGVESDTLALCLARALRGNNDPTGALVVLEKIPGDSPVAEDVLLERCTDLLALGKTEEALKAIPSSGFRSDEGKASASYLKALAAWRTGKIVDARKLFAAIPPVSPWIISAATLGEALCLSTSTNSISTLKGIELLEKRLDAVDQAPLVEEQFRLLDQLYAKAATPDIAMLKKWSGDVSKPARAKLASYYQAKGELRLGHSELAESVLDGLIKSYPADPLTDRATILLVSSKLQHGVGTEAFSLAADRDSATPEIRAQLAYLRGLAASSAGKPEEAKSAFTQASTLDPSLAQDALFNQAVLIAKTGRGSLDLSQVAQEMAQSNAGAASEEMQLQIALDLARRGEASGLPMILLVADKATDPTIKSRARLAASELNMKSGKGEAAISDLAKAVHENSSEPEREDYLNVFLKDTGRKVDGAAVIGAARAFLEKHPDSRFVPEVRLKLAEALLSSGDVQGARVEFEQLAASGAGTDLGRHALFLAAQSAARSMDPASIDDSLMLLERVAETGGSDRMVWQARLQEGALKNAQNLPLEALAIYDKILSSRSSGGTNASAGPDAELIAAALMAKGDTLHQLGAKDPLKEREALKSWQELASDPSISLRWRNQALCKSALILESLGECDAALATCYQVFKNPRSNEPEQLWHDKAAFEGGRLLESRKQWNDAVALYGQIVAEGGPRAEEAKARISKLRLENFLWEN
- a CDS encoding alanine--glyoxylate aminotransferase family protein, yielding MSSHIKLFSPGPVEVSEKTFQAFRKPMIGHRGNDFKKLYASVQPGLQQLFHTKRPVYISTSSAWGIMEGALRNLVKGKVLNCMTGAFSDKWNDVAKRCGYEAEKLQVEWGNPITPELLRERLSKGDIDVVTLIHNETSTGCMNPLKELTDVLKEFPEVLLIVDTVSSFSVLPVPMDELGIDVMLTGSQKALALPPGMALFSVSEKAMKRAAEIKGRGYYFDFLEFQKNHEGDMTPSTPVISHIFALQSKLEDIATEGLENRYARHSATNALVHDWVKARGWEFFAPEGYRSVSLTCVKNNKGADVAAWIGRLKAKHSCIIDGGYGKIKGETFRISNMGDETVETISQLLTWLDDTFEG
- the ileS gene encoding isoleucine--tRNA ligase, which gives rise to MSRYKDTVLLPKTPFPMKAGLAQREPELLAKWEKEGLYASIQKAREGSPKYVLHDGPPFANGDVHMGTALNKVLKDLVVKSKTMAGFQAPFIPGWDCHGLPIEFRVVKSSAGLTPLQVRQKSEEYARKFIDIQRTQFRRLGVFGDWEHPYLTLDPSYEAAIIRSFGRMVEKGLVYRSKKPVLWSTGAQTALAEAEVEYQDKTSPAIFVKFVIETHEAASAGLPTDKPLSVVIWTTTPWTLPANLAIAVHAEFDYVLLENASERLIVAAGLSDKFKESTGLELSQHGEARKGATLEGIKARHPFLDRISTIHTAEFVTLETGSGCVHIAPGHGDDDYQLGRRVGLELLSPVDDYGKFTEECGVPSLVGQNVFEGNEEVIRILAEKNALMGRQDYQHSYPHCWRSKTPILFRAVEQFFIRIDALRETALKEIDATNWIPHWGRNRIRGTVESRPDWCISRQRSWGVPLPAFYTPEGEPILDPAVIAKVSEVVAERGSNAWFSLDDAEWCRLTGAPVGSVRRNDTLDVWLDSGVSHEAVLRGRPELQFPADLYLEATDQHRGWFQSSLMTSVALNEKAPYKTVLTHGFVVDVDTRQKISKSNQGQGGYQKPTEADHFVKTYGADIVRLWASSVQFTDDVPFSEEIFARLTDSYRRIRNTLRILLANLADYDVAAPVLEPTLIDRWILARLQETVNTCRKAYDELAFQKAYQAITQFCAVELSSIYVDVTKDRLYCDSVSSPRRRATQAVMAKVFEDLCRLLAPVLVFTAEEAWGHFRTEGSVHMELFPEEKAPDQEILTRFEALLALRADISQALEKAQRDGMIGKPLEATVAVTTEDSLVLSAVEEGENNGLAEIEEFLILSNLSISKGEKGIVIGKSTAEKCERCWRHRDEVGSHATHPTLCGRCVDAVEALGVSPSVSA
- the lspA gene encoding signal peptidase II, translated to MKRFLPWGVILILAMLDQFTKILVLRFIPFQESIPVIHGFFSLTHVYNTGAAFGMLHDSNLFFIILATVAFATLVVMRKHFQGGLMQTGWILLLAGIIGNVTDRLRLGHVVDFLDFQFGTYHWPSFNVADSCICIAAALFLLSSFQAPSKLAA
- a CDS encoding DUF5069 domain-containing protein; protein product: MSNTLPVSPYDTTHGLVYFPRMIDKIRLHASGQLGSDYVPNLGKGFDVRCCSLLGVGYDALVKAVGSSMNDEQAWEWVLQNGKAPSEEQIEVWNGFMTRRGWNDDLVEMLEKRKKEGGFESRADIRTMFDYIDADEGRAIRSN
- a CDS encoding DUF5069 domain-containing protein, translating into MSSYLWTQKLREIYDKAVALNKEGNRELDSYFSPEETAFLTSIGLRPINLYDYAEDMNGAGEPDWNTVLLLAAARRDYFLYHQHGITNSVVTEADSLPPKPEALAGIPWLPRIIKKAQCFLEGGLCHEIMYCCGGDRRFLKEHDIHPADFLRIVWASDGDQEKILSYVRKG